From a region of the Mycobacterium sp. SMC-8 genome:
- a CDS encoding PH domain-containing protein, whose protein sequence is MNTHGGDRWDLVVKPHLTPYFAYGAAAVIVAAHIVVGALLKVGSTGVFFRTYDQVAIAMVGVVIACFVSLFARPRLRVGPAGVAVRNLFGYRLFSWDQVVDVSFHQGARWARLDLPDDEYVPVMAIQAVDKGRAVEAMDRVRTLLRRYQSRQPGIDTHRA, encoded by the coding sequence ATGAACACCCACGGCGGCGATCGCTGGGACCTGGTCGTCAAGCCCCATCTGACCCCGTATTTCGCCTACGGTGCGGCAGCGGTGATCGTCGCCGCGCACATCGTGGTCGGCGCGCTGCTCAAGGTCGGGTCCACGGGGGTGTTCTTCCGCACCTACGACCAGGTCGCGATCGCGATGGTCGGCGTCGTCATCGCCTGCTTCGTGTCTCTGTTCGCGCGACCCCGGCTGCGCGTCGGCCCGGCCGGCGTGGCGGTGCGAAACCTGTTCGGGTATCGGCTGTTTTCGTGGGATCAGGTGGTCGACGTGTCGTTCCACCAGGGAGCCCGCTGGGCACGGCTGGACCTGCCCGACGACGAGTACGTGCCCGTGATGGCGATCCAGGCGGTGGACAAGGGACGGGCGGTCGAGGCCATGGACCGGGTGCGCACGCTGCTGCGGCGCTACCAGAGTCGGCAACCCGGCATCGACACCCACCGCGCGTGA
- the uvrC gene encoding excinuclease ABC subunit UvrC, which translates to MPDPATYRPAPGSIPDEPGVYRFRDPRGRVIYVGKAKSLRSRLNSYFADLSSLAPRTRQMVMTAASVEWTVVSTEVEALQLEYNWIKEFDPRFNIRYRDDKSYPVLAVTLNEEYPRLQVYRGPRRKGVRYFGPYSHAWAIRETLDLLTRVFPARTCSNGVFKRHSQIDRPCLLGYIDKCSAPCVGRVSAEEHRRIVLDFCDFLAGKTDRLIREMQQQMNAAAEELDFERAARLRDNIGAMRRAMEKQTVVFGDGTDADVVAFADDELEAAVQVFHVRGGRVRGQRGWIIEKSGEPGESTHEYLVEQFLTQFYGDQAELDGASDGGGDEATTPIPKEVLVPVLPDTAAELETWLSQLRGSRVSLRVPRRGDKRALAETVKRNAEGALNQHKLKRAGDFTARSAALQSIQDALGLAEAPLRIECVDISHVQGTDVVASLVVFEDGLPRKSDYRHFAIREAAGDGRSDDVASIAEVTRRRFHRHLKDTVKTGDHTTTAATVAAEAAPEGHRAEDPRASGRPARFAYPPNLFVVDGGAPQVNAAQAVLDELGITDVAVIGLAKRLEEVWVPSEPDPVIMPRNSDGLYLLQRVRDEAHRFAISYHRSKRSKRMTASALDSVRGLGEHRRKALVTHFGSVARLKQAGIEEITAVPGIGAATARAVLEALGADVPTAAAVDSDAPTTDIGNDQSRVSG; encoded by the coding sequence GTGCCCGATCCAGCGACGTACCGACCCGCTCCCGGGTCGATACCTGACGAACCGGGGGTTTACCGATTTCGCGACCCGCGCGGCCGGGTCATCTATGTCGGCAAGGCCAAGAGCCTGCGCAGCCGCCTGAACTCCTACTTCGCCGATCTGTCGAGCCTGGCTCCGCGGACCCGGCAGATGGTGATGACCGCGGCCAGCGTGGAGTGGACGGTCGTCAGCACCGAGGTCGAGGCGCTCCAGCTCGAATACAACTGGATCAAGGAGTTCGACCCGCGGTTCAACATCCGCTACCGCGACGACAAGTCCTACCCGGTGCTGGCGGTCACCCTCAATGAGGAGTATCCGCGGCTGCAGGTGTACCGCGGTCCGCGCCGCAAGGGTGTGCGTTACTTCGGGCCCTACTCGCATGCGTGGGCCATCCGCGAGACCCTCGACCTGCTGACCCGGGTGTTCCCGGCCCGCACCTGCTCGAACGGAGTGTTCAAGCGGCACAGTCAGATTGACCGGCCCTGTCTGCTCGGGTACATCGACAAGTGCTCCGCGCCGTGCGTGGGCAGGGTCAGCGCCGAGGAACATCGGCGCATCGTGCTGGACTTCTGCGACTTCCTGGCCGGCAAGACCGACCGGCTGATCCGCGAGATGCAACAGCAGATGAACGCCGCGGCCGAGGAGCTGGACTTCGAGCGGGCCGCCCGGCTGCGGGACAACATCGGCGCGATGCGTCGGGCCATGGAAAAGCAGACCGTGGTGTTCGGCGACGGCACCGACGCCGACGTCGTCGCGTTCGCCGACGATGAGCTCGAAGCCGCCGTCCAGGTGTTCCACGTGCGCGGTGGCCGGGTCCGAGGTCAGCGGGGCTGGATCATCGAAAAGTCCGGTGAGCCGGGCGAATCCACGCACGAGTACCTTGTCGAGCAGTTCCTCACCCAGTTCTACGGCGACCAGGCCGAGCTCGACGGGGCCAGCGACGGCGGCGGGGACGAGGCGACCACCCCGATACCCAAAGAGGTGCTGGTCCCGGTGCTGCCCGACACCGCGGCCGAGTTGGAGACCTGGCTGTCGCAGCTGCGGGGGTCCCGGGTCTCACTCCGGGTGCCGCGGCGCGGCGACAAACGGGCGCTCGCCGAGACGGTCAAGCGCAACGCCGAAGGGGCGCTGAACCAGCACAAGCTCAAGCGGGCGGGCGACTTCACCGCCAGAAGCGCTGCGTTACAGAGCATTCAGGACGCACTGGGGTTGGCGGAGGCGCCGCTGCGGATCGAGTGCGTCGACATCAGCCATGTGCAGGGCACCGATGTGGTGGCCTCGCTGGTGGTGTTCGAGGACGGGCTGCCGCGCAAGTCCGACTACCGCCACTTCGCGATCCGCGAGGCTGCGGGCGACGGCCGGTCCGACGACGTCGCCTCCATCGCCGAGGTGACCCGCCGGCGGTTCCACCGTCACCTGAAAGACACCGTGAAAACCGGTGACCACACGACAACCGCAGCCACTGTCGCCGCCGAAGCGGCACCGGAAGGCCACCGGGCAGAAGATCCTCGCGCGAGCGGGCGTCCGGCGAGATTCGCTTATCCGCCCAACCTGTTCGTCGTCGACGGCGGCGCCCCCCAGGTCAACGCCGCCCAGGCGGTCCTCGACGAACTGGGGATCACCGACGTCGCGGTGATCGGCCTGGCCAAACGGCTCGAAGAGGTCTGGGTGCCGTCAGAGCCCGACCCGGTGATCATGCCGCGCAACAGCGACGGCCTGTATCTGCTGCAGCGGGTCCGCGACGAGGCGCACCGGTTCGCGATCTCCTATCACCGCAGCAAGCGGTCCAAGCGGATGACGGCGTCGGCGCTCGATTCGGTGCGGGGGCTCGGCGAGCACCGCCGCAAGGCCTTGGTCACCCACTTCGGGTCGGTGGCGCGGCTCAAGCAGGCCGGCATCGAGGAGATCACGGCGGTGCCGGGCATCGGCGCGGCGACCGCACGGGCGGTCCTGGAGGCACTCGGCGCCGATGTGCCGACGGCGGCTGCGGTCGATTCCGACGCGCCGACCACGGACATCGGCAATGATCAGAGCAGGGTATCGGGATGA
- the rapZ gene encoding RNase adapter RapZ, which translates to MTEQGMHGELRGGAGRAGDERGLETAPVDGGADTGIDVVLVTGLSGAGRGTAAKVLEDLGWYVADNLPPELIARMVDLGLAAGSRITQLAVVMDVRSRGFTGDLDWVRSELGTRGIVPRVLFLEASDDILVRRYEQNRRSHPLQGNQTLAEGIAAERAMLAPVRASADLVIDTSSLSVHALRDSIERAFAGETVAHTNVTVESFGYKYGLPMDADTVMDVRFLPNPHWVDRLRPHTGQHQEVRDYVLGQNGAVEFLDSYHQLLDVVIDGYRREGKRYMTVAIGCTGGKHRSVAMAEALAERLHDADLTVRVLHRDLGRE; encoded by the coding sequence ATGACAGAGCAGGGCATGCACGGGGAACTGCGTGGGGGAGCCGGCCGCGCCGGCGACGAGAGGGGCCTCGAGACAGCGCCCGTCGACGGCGGGGCCGACACGGGGATCGACGTCGTCCTCGTCACGGGCCTGTCCGGCGCCGGCCGCGGCACGGCGGCCAAGGTGCTGGAGGATCTCGGTTGGTACGTGGCCGACAACCTGCCGCCGGAGTTGATCGCGAGGATGGTCGACCTCGGGCTGGCGGCCGGCTCGCGGATCACCCAGCTCGCGGTCGTGATGGACGTGCGGTCACGCGGCTTCACCGGCGACCTGGACTGGGTGCGCAGCGAACTGGGTACCCGCGGCATCGTGCCGCGCGTGTTGTTCCTGGAGGCGTCCGATGACATCCTGGTCCGTCGCTACGAGCAGAACCGGCGCAGTCACCCACTGCAGGGCAACCAGACGCTGGCCGAGGGCATCGCCGCCGAGCGGGCGATGCTGGCCCCGGTACGGGCCTCCGCAGACCTGGTGATCGACACCTCGTCGCTGTCGGTGCACGCACTGCGCGACAGCATCGAACGGGCCTTCGCCGGTGAGACCGTCGCCCACACCAACGTGACGGTCGAGTCCTTCGGGTACAAATACGGGCTGCCGATGGACGCCGACACCGTGATGGACGTCCGGTTCCTGCCCAACCCGCACTGGGTGGACCGACTCCGGCCGCACACCGGCCAGCACCAGGAGGTCCGTGATTATGTGCTCGGCCAGAACGGCGCCGTGGAGTTCCTCGACTCCTACCATCAGCTGTTGGACGTTGTGATCGACGGCTACCGCCGGGAGGGAAAGCGCTACATGACCGTCGCGATCGGGTGCACCGGGGGCAAGCACCGCAGCGTCGCGATGGCCGAGGCGTTGGCAGAACGGCTCCATGACGCCGACCTGACGGTGCGGGTGCTGCATCGTGATCTGGGGCGCGAATGA
- the yvcK gene encoding uridine diphosphate-N-acetylglucosamine-binding protein YvcK: MSPRIVALGGGHGLYATLSAARRLTPHVTAVVTVADDGGSSGRLRSELDVVPPGDLRMALAALASDSPHGRLWATIIQHRFGGSGALAGHPIGNLMLAGLNEVLADPVAALDELGRILGVKGRVLPMCPVGLGIEADVVGLDSDPRVSRSIRGQVAIATTVGKVRRVRLLPNDPPATHQAVDAIMNADLVVLGPGSWFTSVIPHVLVPQLAAALKATTARRALVLNLVAEPGETAGFSVERHIHVLAQHAPGFTVHDIVVDSARVPSDRERDQLRRTATILDANVEFADVSRPGTPLHDPARLAAALEGVRTRGTASDGTHQGFQHPTMPTPTANGPRGDDPWR, encoded by the coding sequence ATGAGCCCGCGCATCGTCGCGCTCGGCGGAGGCCACGGCCTCTACGCCACGCTGTCGGCGGCGCGCAGGCTCACCCCCCACGTGACGGCGGTCGTCACCGTCGCCGACGACGGAGGCTCGTCCGGCCGGCTGCGTAGCGAGCTGGATGTCGTGCCCCCTGGTGACCTGCGAATGGCGCTGGCGGCGTTGGCATCCGACAGCCCGCACGGCCGGCTGTGGGCCACCATCATCCAGCACCGGTTCGGTGGCAGCGGGGCGCTGGCCGGGCATCCCATCGGGAACCTGATGCTCGCCGGCCTCAACGAGGTGCTCGCCGATCCCGTCGCTGCTCTCGATGAGCTGGGCCGCATCCTCGGCGTCAAGGGCCGGGTGCTGCCGATGTGTCCGGTCGGTCTGGGCATCGAGGCCGATGTGGTCGGCCTGGACTCCGACCCGCGCGTCAGCCGCTCGATCCGCGGCCAGGTCGCGATCGCCACCACGGTGGGCAAGGTGCGCCGGGTGCGGCTGCTGCCCAACGATCCGCCCGCCACCCATCAGGCCGTCGACGCGATCATGAACGCCGACCTGGTGGTGCTCGGCCCGGGGTCGTGGTTCACCAGCGTGATCCCGCACGTGCTGGTGCCTCAGCTGGCCGCGGCGCTGAAGGCGACCACGGCTCGCCGCGCGCTGGTGCTGAACCTGGTCGCCGAACCGGGGGAGACCGCCGGTTTCTCGGTCGAGCGTCACATCCACGTGTTGGCCCAGCACGCGCCGGGTTTCACGGTGCACGACATCGTCGTCGACTCGGCGCGCGTCCCGAGTGACCGCGAGCGCGACCAGCTGCGCCGCACCGCCACCATCCTCGACGCGAACGTTGAGTTTGCTGACGTTTCCCGACCTGGTACACCTTTACATGACCCGGCGAGGCTGGCCGCGGCGCTGGAGGGGGTTCGCACGCGCGGCACGGCGTCCGATGGCACGCACCAGGGGTTCCAGCACCCGACCATGCCCACGCCGACAGCGAACGGACCGAGAGGTGACGACCCGTGGCGATGA
- the whiA gene encoding DNA-binding protein WhiA — MTAEVKDELSRLVVNSVSARRAEVASLLRFAGGLHIVSGRVVVEAEVDLGIIARRLRKDIYDLYGYNAVVHVLSASGIRKSTRYVVRVAKDGEALARQTGLLDLRGRPVRGLPAQVVGGSVADAEAAWRGAFLAHGSLTEPGRSSALEVSCPGPEAALALVGAARRLGVSAKAREVRGSDRVVVRDGEAIGALLTRMGAQDTRLTWEERRMRREVRATANRLANFDDANLRRSARAAVAAAARVERALEILGDSVPDHLAAAGSLRVAHRQASLEELGRLADPPMTKDAVAGRIRRLLSMADRKAKQDGIPDTESAVTPDLLEDA, encoded by the coding sequence ATGACAGCCGAGGTCAAAGACGAACTGAGCCGGTTGGTGGTCAACTCTGTGAGTGCCCGCCGCGCCGAGGTGGCCTCGCTGCTGCGATTCGCCGGCGGTCTGCACATCGTGTCCGGCCGCGTCGTCGTCGAAGCCGAGGTCGATCTCGGCATCATCGCCCGGCGGCTGCGCAAGGACATCTACGACCTGTACGGCTACAACGCCGTGGTGCACGTGCTGTCCGCGAGCGGCATCCGCAAGAGCACCCGCTACGTGGTGCGGGTGGCCAAGGACGGGGAGGCGCTGGCGAGGCAGACCGGCCTGCTCGACCTGCGCGGCCGCCCGGTCCGCGGCCTGCCGGCCCAGGTGGTCGGCGGCAGCGTCGCCGATGCCGAAGCTGCTTGGCGCGGAGCGTTTCTCGCGCACGGCTCGCTCACCGAGCCGGGCCGCTCGTCGGCGCTGGAGGTCAGCTGCCCCGGACCGGAGGCGGCACTGGCGCTGGTGGGAGCCGCGCGGCGCCTCGGTGTCAGCGCCAAAGCCCGCGAGGTGCGCGGCAGTGACCGGGTCGTGGTTCGCGACGGCGAGGCCATCGGTGCGCTGCTGACCCGAATGGGCGCCCAGGACACCCGGCTGACCTGGGAGGAGCGGCGGATGCGCCGCGAGGTGCGGGCCACCGCGAACCGGCTTGCCAACTTCGACGACGCCAACCTGCGACGCTCGGCCCGCGCCGCCGTCGCGGCCGCCGCACGGGTGGAACGCGCGCTGGAGATCCTCGGGGACTCCGTGCCCGACCACCTCGCCGCCGCGGGTAGCCTGCGCGTCGCCCATCGGCAGGCCTCCCTGGAGGAGCTGGGCCGGCTGGCCGACCCGCCGATGACCAAAGACGCTGTGGCAGGCCGTATCCGGCGGCTGCTCTCGATGGCCGACCGCAAGGCCAAACAGGACGGGATCCCGGACACCGAGTCGGCCGTCACGCCGGATCTGCTCGAGGACGCCTGA
- a CDS encoding ABC transporter substrate-binding protein: protein MGAAVRVGVAYPEPPFNSMPGRSGLDVEMMTALAAAIAEDVEFVAYDGADLDGIFDRLAAGEYDCVIAGTTVTPERESKVAFLPPYLISGQGLAVDTARLPHVHSVDDLTGLTIGVQRGNTSEAIAQRLVGDGKADRVRVYDYGAVTAAIADLVAGGCDAVMKLAPALAELVKEVPGVEMVQRGLSVEDIAIAVNPAEQRLLARLQVAQAELEEDGTLQRIRRQWLGNPYVDQSLGML from the coding sequence GTGGGGGCCGCCGTGCGGGTGGGGGTGGCCTATCCGGAACCACCGTTCAACTCCATGCCGGGCCGGTCCGGCCTCGACGTCGAGATGATGACCGCGCTGGCGGCGGCGATCGCCGAGGACGTCGAGTTCGTCGCCTACGACGGTGCTGACCTCGACGGGATCTTCGACCGGCTTGCCGCCGGTGAGTACGACTGCGTCATCGCAGGCACCACCGTCACCCCCGAGCGCGAGAGCAAGGTGGCGTTCCTGCCGCCCTACCTGATCTCCGGGCAGGGGCTGGCCGTCGACACCGCTCGGCTGCCGCACGTGCACTCCGTCGACGACCTCACCGGATTGACCATCGGCGTGCAGCGCGGCAACACCAGCGAGGCGATCGCGCAGCGGCTGGTGGGGGACGGCAAGGCCGACCGGGTGCGCGTCTACGACTACGGCGCGGTAACGGCGGCGATCGCCGACCTGGTGGCCGGCGGTTGCGATGCGGTGATGAAACTCGCGCCGGCTCTCGCCGAACTGGTCAAGGAGGTACCCGGGGTCGAGATGGTGCAGCGCGGCCTCTCGGTGGAGGACATCGCGATCGCGGTCAACCCCGCCGAGCAGCGGCTTCTCGCCCGGCTTCAGGTCGCCCAGGCCGAGCTCGAAGAGGACGGCACCCTGCAGCGCATCCGCAGGCAGTGGCTCGGCAACCCGTACGTCGACCAGAGCCTGGGGATGCTGTGA
- the gap gene encoding type I glyceraldehyde-3-phosphate dehydrogenase — protein sequence MTIRVGVNGFGRIGRNFFRALDAQKTEGKNTDIEIVAVNDLTDNATLAHLLKFDSILGRLPYDVSLEGEDTIVVGDHKIKALEVKEGPAALPWGDLGVDVVVESTGIFTARAKAQGHLDAGAKKVIISAPASDEDITIVLGVNDDKYDGSQNIISNASCTTNCLGPLAKVLNDEFGIVKGLMTTVHAYTQDQNLQDGPHKDLRRARAAAINIVPTSTGAAKAIGLVLPELKGKLDGYALRVPIPTGSVTDLTAELSKKATVDEINAAMKAAAEGQLKGILKYYDAPIVSTDIVTDPHSSLYDAGLTKVVDNLAKVVSWYDNEWGYSNRLVDLVGLVGKSL from the coding sequence GTGACGATCCGCGTAGGCGTGAACGGCTTCGGCCGTATCGGGCGCAACTTCTTCCGGGCGCTGGATGCGCAGAAGACCGAGGGCAAGAACACCGACATCGAGATCGTCGCGGTGAACGACCTCACCGACAACGCGACGCTGGCGCACCTGCTGAAGTTCGACTCGATCCTGGGCCGTCTGCCCTACGACGTCAGCCTCGAGGGCGAGGACACCATTGTCGTCGGCGACCACAAGATCAAGGCCCTCGAGGTCAAGGAAGGCCCCGCCGCGCTGCCCTGGGGTGACCTCGGCGTCGACGTGGTCGTCGAGTCCACCGGTATCTTCACCGCCCGCGCCAAGGCGCAGGGCCACCTGGACGCGGGCGCCAAGAAGGTCATCATCTCCGCGCCGGCCAGCGACGAGGACATCACCATCGTGCTCGGCGTCAACGACGACAAGTACGACGGCAGCCAGAACATCATCTCCAACGCCTCGTGCACCACGAACTGCCTCGGCCCGCTGGCCAAGGTCCTCAACGACGAGTTCGGCATCGTCAAGGGCCTGATGACGACGGTCCACGCCTACACCCAGGACCAGAACCTGCAGGACGGCCCCCACAAGGACCTGCGCCGCGCCCGCGCCGCCGCCATCAACATCGTGCCCACCTCCACCGGCGCGGCCAAGGCCATCGGTCTGGTGCTGCCCGAGCTGAAGGGCAAGCTCGACGGCTACGCGCTGCGGGTGCCGATCCCCACGGGTTCGGTCACCGACCTCACCGCCGAACTGAGCAAGAAGGCCACCGTCGACGAGATCAACGCCGCCATGAAGGCCGCGGCGGAAGGGCAGCTGAAGGGGATTCTCAAGTACTACGACGCGCCGATCGTCTCCACCGACATCGTCACCGACCCGCACAGCTCGCTGTACGACGCGGGCCTGACCAAGGTCGTCGACAACCTGGCCAAGGTCGTCTCCTGGTACGACAACGAGTGG